The genomic interval GACTCTGTACAAAGCCTGTTCATCAAACAATCATCAGTCTTTATTGATTGATCATTGTGTTTTTAACTAGAAGGCGGGACTTCAGTCGTCACAGCGTTTCATTATCCCCTACTAATATGATCCATATATTCATGTAATAGCAGAGCTCAATCTAGTAATATCCAATATATTTTTATCTGACTACCACCTTATAGAGACATGTAAGCCCACCAAATGTATGTTGTACGTATACATGTATCTCCATCTCACAGTTGATTCAAGAGACAACCTCCAGTGAGGTCAGTGCTTCTCTGCACCATAATCCATCCTTGTTCAAGAGGAAAAGCATAATGACCACACCAGAAATGCAAAACATAAATCTCACTTACTTCAGGACATGTGTAGAGCCATTGATCTGCGTGGCCGCGCAGGACGTTCCCGGCCCCAGGATGGAAGGTCGGCGGTAACGCTTTTGTCCGCAGCAGAGAATGATGAGGAAGGCACGACGGAAGGACTTGTTGAGGAAGGCGTAGAGGATGGGGTTGAGCATGGAGTTGATGTAGCCCAGCCAAAGGCAGGCTGCCCACAGCTGCTCAGGAACACTGTAGTCTATGAAGGGGTCCACCACATTTGTGATGAAAAAAGGGGCCCAGCACAGGCAGAAGCAGCCCATAATTATGCACAGAGTCTTGGCCGCCTTGGTCTCGATGCGCATGCGATGGTTCCGTTGGTGGTCCGCGCTGTCCGAAGTCGCGTTCCCGGCCCGTTGGAGCTGGTTGATCTGGCGGGCATGTGCCCGCGCTGTGACGTAGATGCGCTGGTAGGCCAGAACCATCAGGATCAGTGGTAAGTAGAAGGCCACAACTGAGCAGGTCAGAGCGTATGGCTTGTTCACCATAAATACACACACCGTGGAGTTGCCAAGGATTCTCCGTTTCTCTATCTGTCGAGAGGACATGTGACACATTTAGCTTATGCAAACACTTTCAAAAAGTTGTTCAGGTACAGTGCTATacacatttattaatattagggatgcaccgatatggaaattttggccgataccgataaccgttaattctttatatttgggggccgataaccaaTATATACAGGcagataaatattcatattattttcacaatgaaaaactcccagaccgcagacatcttgtctttgcgctagactagcatactcttcttaagcccgcaacacgtgtcatcttcgtgctatgtcacagaaagtaccaatcaaaactccacatggccagcaatgagcaagtgaagtggttcaataaaccaaaataatccatcatttatcggctttcatttatctgcctaattttgctatcagaccgataaccgataatataaaaaataagcagttatcggccgataacgatatgtcggccgatatatcgtgcatccctaattaataTATAACtctatgtacagtacaaggCAGAATTTAAGATATGTTTTTTTTGCAaaggcctactaaagggttaatggtgccacatggtgatcaacagtaaaaaaaaacaaattttacctctttgcaaaaggaaaaaatacaaagaataaaaaatgcatgataataagatgtcatggctctgcaatcaaaaaatgttgttataatggaagtcaatggggcaaaaatggccacaaacaataaatgagggagaaaaaaattaaatctgatgctgcacaaaaattaaaaatgcatcaaggccaatgttttaactaatctttTACATGCCCAAGACAATCCAGTCCACAaccactttttatattgaaaatctctcattttgtttgttttttccaaatcagtgacaccacttataaacttggaaattaaagagttaaaatcatggaatttttgtgaaCATTTGGAAGTTTGAGGTAtacagtactgaggttgattaacagatttatgcaaaaaataaataaataataataatctgatacatttttacagcagtttaatttaaCACATAAATTTGCCCATGGCATATTGTAAagattttgaaaaatgtcaaaacattttcttaaaatatgtgtaaatataagatttgtcaccaaaaatcattccatttgctaaTACACAgaaaaagttgtggccaaataaataaattaaataacaaaaatggccccaacaacacataagggttaacCCGTTTTAAGCCGTGTAGAttatttctgtgaaggatgatgcactttttgggattcaaagtcagaagttgttccctgatcacTGTTTTCTCCTATTATAATCTTAAAAAAGCAAGgccatttactaaaataactctaaatgtgttcgtctgaaagatgatggacatatgtatctcggattgcttaaGGGTAAGTACATAaaggggtaatttt from Misgurnus anguillicaudatus chromosome 16, ASM2758022v2, whole genome shotgun sequence carries:
- the htr4 gene encoding 5-hydroxytryptamine receptor 4 isoform X4, producing the protein MAKRVALISFLSLVMLMSVLGNLLVMVAVCKDRQLRKIKTNYFIVSLAFADLLVSVLVMPFGAIELIHQNWIYGETFCLVRTSLDVLLTTASILHLCCISLDRYYAICCQPLVYRNKMTPMRVALMIGGCWIIPGVISFLPIMQGWNSIGIHDLIEKRRILGNSTVCVFMVNKPYALTCSVVAFYLPLILMVLAYQRIYVTARAHARQINQLQRAGNATSDSADHQRNHRMRIETKAAKTLCIIMGCFCLCWAPFFITNVVDPFIDYSVPEQLWAACLWLGYINSMLNPILYAFLNKSFRRAFLIILCCGQKRYRRPSILGPGTSCAATQINGSTHVLKYSVLHNGNHSEQEKLTVQIDTESQESCF